In Vibrio bathopelagicus, the following are encoded in one genomic region:
- a CDS encoding carbohydrate porin, translating to MKLLPIATALSTALLAPNLYADETTPLEFNGYMRGGVGLSNEGGSNSKWEVSKVGRLGNENDLYGEFGFRKEVYAEDDVSFLVDSMLSYWQGQDENAADKSVDVVQLNVQAVGLFEDKDIGIWAGERYYQRHDVHIVDNYYWDVSGIGAGVEHINMGPGKLSVALIQDTVTGDVFDGEETTAMIADVRYAGIPLWKNADLEVGIDMNFANEKQGQTVDADDSVMLTASLNQNLSGGFNKTILQVANSGYAEQMTTFGTGKGIVRDANNNDAEGFRLINWGVLAVGENIEFGHTVRYAMSTGVGANNSDDDSFSAVIRPLYKWDKRMRTILEIGGFVETINNQDSAGGKFTVAQAWVPQVGFWSRPEFRIFATYLNDAENDNAFGEGKNSEMSVGMQVEAWW from the coding sequence ATGAAACTGTTACCTATTGCTACTGCACTCTCTACTGCTTTACTTGCTCCTAATTTATACGCTGATGAAACCACACCATTGGAGTTCAATGGCTACATGCGCGGTGGCGTTGGCCTGAGTAATGAAGGCGGTTCAAATAGCAAATGGGAGGTGAGTAAAGTTGGCCGACTTGGCAACGAAAATGACCTGTATGGCGAATTTGGTTTTAGAAAAGAGGTGTATGCTGAGGACGACGTTTCATTTTTAGTTGATTCCATGTTGTCGTACTGGCAGGGCCAAGATGAGAACGCTGCGGATAAAAGCGTTGATGTGGTGCAATTGAATGTTCAAGCAGTAGGACTTTTTGAAGATAAGGATATTGGAATTTGGGCGGGTGAACGTTACTACCAACGTCATGATGTACATATCGTTGATAACTACTACTGGGACGTAAGTGGTATTGGTGCTGGTGTTGAACACATCAATATGGGCCCAGGTAAATTATCGGTGGCTTTGATTCAAGACACCGTTACGGGTGATGTGTTTGATGGGGAAGAGACCACAGCCATGATTGCAGACGTGCGCTATGCAGGGATTCCGCTATGGAAAAATGCAGATCTTGAGGTCGGTATTGATATGAACTTCGCCAATGAAAAGCAAGGTCAAACGGTCGATGCGGATGACAGCGTAATGTTAACGGCAAGCTTAAATCAAAACCTTTCTGGTGGCTTCAACAAAACCATTCTCCAAGTCGCTAACTCTGGCTATGCCGAGCAGATGACGACTTTTGGTACAGGTAAAGGTATCGTGCGTGATGCAAACAATAATGACGCTGAGGGCTTCCGATTGATTAACTGGGGTGTGCTTGCTGTTGGTGAGAACATCGAGTTTGGCCACACTGTTCGTTATGCCATGTCGACGGGTGTTGGTGCGAATAATAGCGATGATGACTCTTTTAGCGCTGTCATTCGTCCGCTTTACAAGTGGGATAAGCGTATGCGTACGATCCTTGAAATTGGCGGGTTTGTTGAAACGATTAATAACCAAGATAGTGCGGGTGGCAAGTTTACTGTGGCTCAGGCTTGGGTACCACAAGTGGGCTTTTGGTCGCGTCCTGAATTCCGTATCTTTGCGACTTATCTAAATGATGCTGAAAATGACAATGCCTTCGGTGAAGGTAAAAACAGCGAAATGAGTGTCGGCATGCAAGTAGAAGCTTGGTGGTAA
- a CDS encoding YitT family protein encodes MEKHTRKEDWVAILTGTFLVALGVFFLQSANLLTGGTTGLALLLSQFTPVTFGILYFIANCPFYLLAWKRFGRHFAISSAISGALVSVFADHLYLVISLDVHNEIYCAVAGGLLMGLGMLILFRHRSSLGGFNVLCLFIQDRYGISVGKTQMAIDACILFASFFFVSPWVIAVSVLGTAVLNIVLAMNHKPTRYSVNYAS; translated from the coding sequence ATGGAAAAGCACACACGTAAAGAAGATTGGGTAGCAATCCTCACTGGCACGTTTTTAGTGGCGTTAGGCGTCTTCTTTTTACAGTCAGCAAACCTGCTTACTGGTGGCACGACTGGCTTGGCTCTGCTTTTGAGTCAATTTACGCCAGTAACCTTTGGTATTCTGTACTTTATTGCGAACTGTCCATTCTATCTATTGGCATGGAAACGATTTGGCCGTCACTTCGCAATAAGCAGTGCCATCTCTGGTGCTTTAGTGTCTGTATTTGCCGACCATTTATACTTGGTGATTTCGTTAGACGTTCATAATGAAATTTACTGTGCAGTCGCTGGCGGCTTATTAATGGGCTTAGGCATGTTGATATTGTTCCGTCATCGCTCAAGCTTGGGTGGCTTCAACGTATTGTGTCTGTTCATTCAAGATCGCTACGGTATCTCAGTAGGCAAAACCCAAATGGCCATTGATGCCTGTATTCTGTTTGCATCGTTCTTCTTTGTATCACCTTGGGTGATTGCCGTATCTGTTTTAGGCACCGCAGTATTGAACATCGTATTGGCAATGAACCACAAACCAACTCGCTACTCGGTGAATTACGCGTCTTAA
- a CDS encoding methionine ABC transporter permease, whose product MSFSFNEIADWISLNGNLLLGATGETLYMVAVAGIVGFAVGIPLGVILHTTKKGGLLENTKLNKILGAVVNVGRSVPFLVLMVAIIPLTKMLIGTFIGTTAAIVPLTIGAIPFVARLIESALLEVPTGLVEAAQSMGATPTQIINKVLLPEALPTIINSVTITLVTLVSYSAMAGTVGGGGLGDVAIRYGFHRYDVTIMAVTVVMLIVLVQIIQSIGDSLVRRVDHR is encoded by the coding sequence ATGTCCTTTAGTTTCAACGAGATTGCTGACTGGATCAGCCTTAACGGTAACCTTCTATTAGGCGCAACAGGCGAAACGCTTTACATGGTTGCTGTCGCTGGCATTGTTGGCTTCGCTGTCGGTATCCCATTAGGCGTGATTCTACATACGACTAAAAAAGGTGGTCTGTTAGAGAACACCAAACTAAACAAAATTCTCGGTGCGGTTGTAAACGTGGGTCGTTCAGTGCCTTTCTTAGTACTGATGGTTGCGATTATCCCATTGACTAAGATGCTGATTGGTACCTTCATCGGTACGACAGCAGCGATTGTTCCACTGACGATTGGCGCTATCCCATTCGTAGCTCGACTTATCGAGAGCGCGCTACTTGAAGTACCAACAGGTCTAGTAGAAGCAGCTCAATCAATGGGCGCAACACCAACACAAATCATCAATAAGGTTCTGCTTCCTGAAGCACTACCGACTATCATCAACTCAGTAACGATTACGCTAGTGACTTTGGTGAGCTACTCGGCAATGGCAGGTACTGTAGGTGGTGGTGGCCTAGGTGATGTCGCGATTCGTTACGGATTCCACCGTTACGATGTGACCATCATGGCTGTAACGGTAGTGATGTTGATTGTGCTGGTACAAATTATTCAATCAATCGGTGATTCATTAGTTCGCCGCGTTGACCACAGATAA
- a CDS encoding MetQ/NlpA family lipoprotein — MKFNLKGLLTIAAAASALVLAGCGDKEVDTSKVKVGVMAGAEAQVAEVAAKVAKEQYGLDVELVTFTDYVTPNAALDDGSIDINAFQHAPYLDQQVADRGYKLTIAGNTFVYPIAGYSKEVKSVDEIQDGARIAVPNDPTNLGRSLLLLEQQGLLELREGAGLLATVRDIVGNPKNLTIVELDAAQLPRSLDDVALSIINTTYASSINLTPQKDGIFVEDKDSPYVNLIVSREENLNAENVQNFVKAYQTEEVYKAASDIFQGGVVKGW, encoded by the coding sequence ATGAAATTTAACCTTAAAGGTTTACTTACTATCGCAGCAGCGGCATCAGCGCTAGTACTAGCAGGTTGTGGTGACAAAGAAGTCGACACTTCTAAAGTAAAAGTTGGCGTAATGGCAGGTGCTGAAGCACAAGTTGCTGAAGTTGCAGCTAAAGTAGCAAAAGAACAGTACGGCTTAGATGTTGAACTAGTAACTTTCACGGATTACGTAACACCAAACGCGGCACTGGATGATGGTTCTATCGACATCAACGCATTCCAACACGCACCATACCTAGATCAGCAAGTGGCTGACCGTGGTTACAAGCTGACTATTGCTGGTAACACGTTTGTTTACCCAATTGCAGGTTACTCTAAAGAAGTGAAATCTGTAGACGAAATCCAAGACGGCGCGCGTATTGCAGTACCAAACGATCCAACTAACCTAGGTCGTTCTCTACTTCTTCTTGAGCAACAAGGTCTGCTTGAGCTTCGTGAAGGCGCTGGTCTTCTAGCTACCGTTCGTGACATCGTTGGTAACCCTAAGAATCTAACGATTGTTGAACTAGACGCTGCACAACTTCCTCGTTCTCTAGATGACGTAGCACTGTCTATCATCAACACAACTTACGCGAGCTCTATCAACCTGACTCCGCAAAAAGACGGTATCTTCGTTGAAGACAAAGATTCTCCATACGTAAACCTAATCGTTTCTCGTGAAGAGAACCTAAACGCTGAAAACGTACAGAACTTCGTAAAAGCTTACCAAACTGAAGAAGTGTACAAAGCAGCTTCTGATATCTTCCAAGGTGGCGTAGTTAAAGGTTGGTAA
- the metN gene encoding methionine ABC transporter ATP-binding protein MetN: MIKVNQVNKVFYQGTKEINALIDINLHIPQGQIFGVIGSSGAGKSTLIRCVNMLEAPTSGEVIVDGIDLTKLSKSELSEARRNIGMIFQHFNLLSSRTVFNNVALPLELAGKDKAVIEAKVSELLNLVGLSDKRDTYPANLSGGQKQRVAIARALASDPKVLLCDEATSALDPATTQSILELLREINRKLNITILLITHEMDVVKSICHEVAIIGGGELVEKGTVGDIFAHPKTELAHQFIRSTLDLTIPEDYQARLQETRVNSSYPLVRLEFTGATVDAPLMTQIARKFNIDVSILSSDLDYAGGVKFGMMVAELFGNEADDNAAIQFLRDNNVKVEVLGYVL; the protein is encoded by the coding sequence ATGATTAAAGTGAATCAAGTCAACAAGGTTTTCTATCAAGGCACTAAAGAAATCAATGCCTTAATTGATATCAACCTCCACATTCCTCAAGGTCAAATCTTTGGAGTCATTGGCTCTTCAGGTGCAGGCAAAAGTACCCTAATCCGCTGTGTAAACATGTTGGAAGCCCCTACCTCTGGTGAAGTGATTGTTGACGGTATTGACCTAACAAAACTCAGCAAATCAGAACTCAGCGAAGCGCGTCGTAACATCGGCATGATCTTCCAGCACTTCAATCTGCTGTCTTCTCGTACTGTTTTTAACAATGTCGCATTGCCTTTAGAGCTTGCTGGTAAAGATAAAGCGGTTATTGAGGCGAAAGTCAGTGAGTTACTTAATCTTGTAGGCCTATCAGACAAGCGTGACACCTACCCTGCCAACTTGAGTGGCGGTCAAAAGCAGCGTGTTGCGATAGCTCGCGCACTGGCATCTGACCCGAAAGTATTGTTGTGTGATGAAGCGACCAGTGCACTGGACCCTGCAACGACTCAATCTATTCTTGAGCTGCTGCGTGAAATAAACCGCAAGCTGAACATCACTATCCTGCTTATTACTCATGAAATGGATGTAGTGAAAAGCATTTGTCACGAAGTGGCGATCATTGGCGGTGGTGAATTAGTAGAGAAAGGGACTGTCGGTGACATCTTTGCACACCCTAAGACAGAACTCGCGCATCAATTTATTCGCTCAACGCTGGATCTAACGATTCCTGAAGATTACCAAGCACGCTTGCAAGAGACTCGCGTAAACAGCAGCTACCCGTTGGTACGTCTTGAGTTTACTGGCGCAACGGTTGATGCTCCGCTGATGACGCAGATTGCACGTAAATTCAATATCGATGTCAGCATCTTAAGCTCTGACCTTGATTACGCCGGCGGTGTGAAGTTCGGCATGATGGTCGCTGAGCTGTTCGGTAATGAAGCAGATGATAATGCTGCTATCCAATTCCTACGCGACAACAATGTAAAAGTAGAGGTGCTTGGTTATGTCCTTTAG
- the treR gene encoding trehalose operon repressor TreR — protein sequence MSKKLTILDIAKLSGVGKSTVSRVLTNDPKVKPETRERVERVIQESGYTPSKSAQSMRGGSQKVIGVIISRLDSPSENKAVSTMLTELYRADYDVVIMESQLDREKANEHLQVLKRRNVDGIIVFGFTDCDIPAIEAWEHKAVVIALDTENVTSINYDNQQVINSALTHLADQGISEVGFIGVDPSDKSTGELRLKAYLEWCKNTGLIANYRTGQLHHESAYQLVDEVLTPVTQAIVCASDTIALGVIKRLQELQREDVVVTGVGGNDLLSFLFPRVFSIDPGYQSAGKLAANLLISQLLGNAEISHHTQSPIL from the coding sequence ATGAGCAAAAAACTCACTATTCTCGATATTGCTAAGCTGTCCGGTGTTGGTAAGTCAACCGTATCTCGTGTTCTGACCAATGATCCAAAAGTGAAACCTGAAACCCGTGAAAGGGTGGAAAGAGTAATTCAAGAATCTGGGTACACGCCTTCAAAGTCTGCGCAGTCTATGCGTGGTGGCAGTCAGAAAGTCATCGGCGTGATTATTTCTCGTTTGGACTCTCCTTCTGAAAACAAGGCTGTTAGCACTATGCTGACCGAATTGTATCGAGCGGATTACGATGTCGTGATCATGGAAAGTCAGCTAGATAGAGAAAAAGCCAATGAGCACCTTCAGGTACTCAAGCGTCGCAACGTAGATGGCATCATTGTGTTTGGCTTTACGGACTGTGATATTCCAGCGATCGAAGCATGGGAACACAAAGCGGTGGTGATTGCTCTGGATACCGAGAACGTGACGTCGATTAACTATGATAACCAACAGGTGATCAATAGTGCGTTAACGCATTTAGCAGATCAGGGGATCTCTGAGGTTGGTTTCATTGGCGTTGATCCAAGTGATAAGTCAACCGGTGAACTGCGTCTTAAGGCTTATCTTGAGTGGTGTAAAAATACTGGTTTGATTGCGAATTATCGTACTGGTCAACTTCATCATGAAAGCGCTTATCAGCTGGTGGATGAGGTTCTTACCCCTGTAACTCAAGCTATCGTGTGTGCCAGTGACACAATTGCCCTCGGCGTAATCAAACGCCTGCAAGAGCTACAACGTGAAGATGTGGTCGTCACCGGCGTTGGTGGTAATGATCTTCTCTCTTTCTTGTTCCCGCGAGTATTTAGCATTGATCCTGGGTATCAATCCGCGGGTAAATTGGCCGCTAATCTATTGATATCCCAGCTTTTAGGCAATGCTGAGATCTCTCATCACACCCAATCACCTATTCTATAA
- the glyA gene encoding serine hydroxymethyltransferase: protein MLKRDMNIADYDADLFAAIQEETLRQEEHIELIASENYTSPRVMEAQGSQLTNKYAEGYPGKRYYGGCEFVDKVETLAIERACELFGAQYANVQPHSGSQANNAVYMALLNAGDTVLGMSLAHGGHLTHGSPVNFSGKLYNIIPYGIDEAGQIDYEEMEALAIEHKPKMIIGGFSAYSQVCDWKRMREIADKVGAYFFVDMAHVAGLIAAGVYPNPVPHAHVVTTTTHKTLAGPRGGLILSNEGEDLYKKLNSAVFPGGQGGPLMHVIAGKAVAFKEALEPEFKEYQTRVVANAKAMVAEFLARGYNIVSGSTENHLFLVDLIDKDITGKEADAALGSANITVNKNSVPNDPRSPFVTSGIRIGSPSITRRGFSEADAKALAGWMCDILDNMGDESVIEATKAKVLEICKRLPVYA, encoded by the coding sequence ATGCTTAAGCGTGACATGAACATTGCTGATTACGATGCGGATCTATTCGCAGCTATCCAAGAAGAAACTCTTCGTCAGGAAGAGCACATCGAGCTTATCGCTTCAGAAAACTACACAAGCCCACGTGTAATGGAAGCTCAAGGTTCTCAACTTACAAATAAATACGCTGAAGGTTACCCTGGTAAGCGTTACTACGGTGGTTGTGAGTTCGTAGATAAAGTTGAAACTCTAGCAATCGAACGTGCGTGTGAACTATTTGGTGCGCAATACGCGAACGTACAGCCTCACTCAGGTTCTCAAGCGAACAACGCTGTGTACATGGCGCTACTAAACGCTGGCGATACGGTTCTTGGTATGAGCTTAGCGCACGGTGGCCACCTAACTCACGGTTCTCCAGTAAACTTCTCTGGTAAGCTTTACAACATCATTCCTTACGGTATCGATGAAGCTGGCCAAATTGATTACGAAGAGATGGAAGCGCTAGCTATCGAGCACAAACCTAAGATGATCATCGGTGGTTTCTCAGCTTACTCTCAAGTTTGTGATTGGAAGCGCATGCGTGAAATCGCTGACAAAGTAGGTGCTTACTTCTTCGTAGATATGGCTCACGTTGCTGGCCTAATCGCTGCAGGTGTTTACCCGAACCCAGTTCCACATGCTCACGTTGTAACGACTACAACGCACAAAACGCTTGCGGGTCCTCGTGGTGGTCTTATCCTTTCTAACGAAGGTGAAGATCTTTACAAGAAGCTGAACTCAGCAGTATTCCCAGGCGGCCAAGGTGGCCCTCTAATGCACGTTATCGCTGGTAAAGCAGTAGCGTTCAAAGAAGCTCTAGAGCCAGAGTTCAAAGAATACCAAACTCGCGTAGTTGCTAACGCAAAAGCAATGGTTGCTGAATTCCTAGCGCGCGGTTACAACATCGTTTCAGGTTCTACAGAGAACCACCTGTTCTTAGTTGACCTAATCGACAAAGACATCACAGGTAAAGAAGCAGATGCAGCACTAGGTTCAGCTAACATCACAGTTAACAAGAACTCAGTACCAAACGATCCACGTAGCCCGTTCGTTACGTCTGGTATCCGTATCGGTTCTCCTTCTATTACTCGTCGTGGTTTCTCAGAAGCAGACGCGAAAGCTCTTGCTGGCTGGATGTGTGACATCCTAGATAACATGGGCGATGAGTCTGTTATCGAAGCGACAAAAGCAAAAGTATTAGAAATCTGTAAGCGTCTACCTGTTTACGCTTAA
- the treC gene encoding alpha,alpha-phosphotrehalase, producing MAMTEHDESWWKTATIYQIYPKSFCDSGSKGTGDIKGIISKLDYLKHLSVDAIWLTPVYASPMIDNGYDISDYYAINPQFGTMEDFDLLLSEAHQRGIRIVMDIVVNHTSTEHAWFQSALGDKNSPYRDYYIWKDPVNGQAPTNWQSKFGGNAWEMDEATGQYFLHLFAKEQADLNWENPVVREEVKDVISFWAEKGVDGFRLDVINLISKQQDFPNDDIGDGRRFYTDGPRVHEYLKEISEAVFQKYGSVTVGEMSSTTLEHCQQYSNIDNSELSMVFNFHHLKVDYTNGEKWTNAPFDFLQLKSIFNHWQTGLNGKGWGALFWCNHDQPRVVSRLGNDQQYRVESAKMLAASVHMMQGTPYIYQGEEIGMTNPGYTDISQYRDVESTNMYDIMVNRDGVDHEDMMAILAQKSRDNSRTPMHWNNEIYAGFSQSQPWLDVANNYTEINAEQALEDKDSVFYFYKSLIELRKEVPVITHGRYQDLLPEHPSIFAYVRESEGQTLLCINNYYGEETECVLPERFEMMKAKSLLSNYQVGDSLVTSHHQVLRPYETRILLIED from the coding sequence ATGGCGATGACTGAGCATGATGAAAGTTGGTGGAAAACCGCAACCATCTATCAAATCTACCCAAAGAGCTTCTGCGACAGTGGTAGTAAAGGTACTGGCGATATCAAAGGGATCATTTCGAAACTGGATTACCTTAAACATTTGAGCGTGGATGCGATTTGGCTAACCCCAGTTTACGCGTCACCCATGATCGACAATGGTTACGATATCTCCGACTACTACGCGATTAACCCTCAATTCGGCACCATGGAAGACTTCGACCTGTTACTGTCTGAAGCCCACCAACGTGGCATCCGTATCGTGATGGATATCGTGGTAAACCACACTTCAACCGAGCATGCATGGTTCCAGTCTGCATTGGGTGACAAAAATAGCCCATACCGCGATTACTACATCTGGAAAGACCCAGTAAACGGTCAAGCACCAACTAACTGGCAGTCTAAGTTTGGTGGTAATGCATGGGAAATGGATGAGGCCACTGGGCAGTACTTCTTACATTTATTTGCGAAAGAACAGGCCGACCTCAACTGGGAAAACCCTGTTGTACGTGAAGAAGTAAAAGACGTTATCAGCTTCTGGGCTGAAAAGGGCGTTGATGGTTTCCGTTTAGATGTGATCAACCTGATTTCAAAGCAGCAAGATTTCCCTAATGATGATATCGGTGATGGTCGCCGTTTCTATACTGATGGCCCACGAGTGCATGAATATCTAAAAGAGATCAGCGAAGCGGTATTTCAGAAATACGGCAGTGTTACGGTTGGCGAGATGTCTTCAACCACGTTGGAACATTGTCAGCAATACTCAAACATTGATAACAGTGAGTTGTCGATGGTGTTTAACTTCCACCACCTTAAGGTTGATTACACCAACGGTGAGAAATGGACCAATGCTCCGTTCGATTTCTTACAGCTCAAGTCGATCTTCAATCACTGGCAAACAGGTCTGAATGGTAAGGGGTGGGGAGCACTGTTTTGGTGTAACCATGACCAACCGAGAGTAGTGAGTCGCTTGGGTAACGATCAACAATATCGTGTTGAATCGGCCAAAATGTTGGCTGCTTCTGTGCACATGATGCAAGGCACACCTTATATCTATCAAGGTGAAGAGATTGGTATGACTAACCCTGGTTATACCGACATCAGTCAATATCGTGATGTAGAGAGCACCAATATGTACGACATCATGGTTAACCGTGATGGTGTGGATCATGAAGATATGATGGCGATTTTAGCGCAGAAATCTCGTGATAACTCTCGTACGCCAATGCATTGGAACAATGAAATTTACGCAGGCTTTTCACAATCACAGCCATGGTTAGATGTTGCTAATAACTACACCGAGATCAATGCCGAGCAAGCGTTGGAAGATAAAGACTCTGTTTTCTATTTCTACAAGAGTTTGATTGAGTTACGTAAAGAAGTGCCAGTGATTACTCATGGTCGTTATCAAGACCTACTGCCTGAGCACCCATCCATTTTTGCGTATGTTCGTGAGAGTGAAGGGCAAACTCTGCTATGCATTAACAACTATTATGGCGAAGAAACAGAGTGTGTTTTACCTGAGCGTTTTGAGATGATGAAGGCTAAGAGCCTGTTATCCAATTATCAAGTGGGTGATAGTTTAGTTACGTCTCATCACCAAGTGCTACGACCTTACGAGACTCGTATTCTCTTGATTGAAGATTAG
- a CDS encoding MliC family protein, with translation MKALLIASLCSVALVGCSKSAAPDSVVSDDQFVTYQCESDASFKVAYLGNEKAVLRLPDNEYRLTQIAAGSGTKYILDDGTSELLNSVTLRTKGDNARLELGRVVYKNCQK, from the coding sequence ATGAAAGCTTTGTTGATAGCATCTCTATGTTCGGTAGCGTTAGTTGGGTGCTCTAAATCAGCAGCGCCTGATAGCGTAGTATCGGATGATCAATTCGTAACTTATCAGTGCGAGTCTGACGCTTCATTTAAGGTGGCTTACCTTGGTAATGAAAAAGCGGTATTACGTTTGCCTGACAATGAATATCGCTTGACTCAAATAGCGGCAGGCTCAGGAACGAAATACATCTTAGATGATGGCACCTCTGAATTGCTCAACAGCGTTACTTTGCGTACTAAAGGTGACAACGCACGTCTAGAACTTGGCCGTGTCGTCTATAAAAATTGCCAAAAGTAA
- the treB gene encoding PTS trehalose transporter subunit IIBC, with amino-acid sequence MSKIAKQDVARLIELVGGKENIASVSHCLTRLRFVLNDTEKANKAELEKLKLVKGCFTNAGQFQVVIGTEVDEVYALLIEQTGKDASSKDEAKLAARQNMNFLERGISHLAEIFVPLLPAIITGGLILGFRNVIGDIRMFDGKTLVEISQFWATVHSFLWLIGEAIFFFLPVGVCWATVKKLGGTPILGITLGVTLVSPQLMNAYMIGKSVPEVWDFGLFVIEKVGYQAQVIPAMLAGVALAFIETNLKRIVPSYLYLVVVPFVSIILSVILAHAFIGPFGRMLGDGVAFAAKVAMTGDFAILGSVVFGFLYAPLVITGIHHTTNAVDLQLMQDLGGTPIWPLIALSNIAQASAVVGIIILSKREGERDISVPAAISAYLGVTEPAMYGINLKYKFPMLSAMIGSAAAAAICGSAGVMANGIGVGGLPGILSIQPQYWSIYLVAMLVAVVLPITLTLFFYKRAQMKGELETANA; translated from the coding sequence ATGAGTAAGATAGCGAAGCAAGACGTTGCGCGTCTTATCGAGTTAGTCGGTGGCAAAGAGAACATTGCGAGTGTCAGCCATTGTCTGACTCGACTGCGTTTTGTATTGAATGATACAGAGAAAGCGAACAAAGCAGAATTAGAGAAGCTAAAGCTGGTAAAAGGCTGCTTTACTAACGCAGGTCAATTCCAAGTGGTTATTGGCACCGAGGTTGATGAGGTGTACGCACTTCTGATTGAGCAAACAGGCAAAGATGCATCATCAAAAGATGAGGCGAAACTGGCGGCTCGTCAGAATATGAACTTCCTTGAGCGTGGTATCTCCCATTTAGCCGAAATTTTTGTACCACTTCTGCCTGCCATTATTACGGGTGGTTTGATTCTTGGTTTCCGTAATGTGATTGGCGACATTCGCATGTTCGACGGCAAAACCTTGGTTGAAATCAGTCAATTCTGGGCAACCGTTCACTCATTTTTGTGGCTGATTGGCGAAGCTATTTTCTTCTTCCTACCGGTTGGTGTGTGTTGGGCAACGGTTAAGAAACTCGGCGGAACGCCTATTTTGGGTATTACGCTCGGTGTGACCTTGGTTTCTCCACAGTTGATGAACGCTTACATGATAGGTAAATCGGTACCTGAGGTGTGGGATTTTGGCTTGTTCGTGATTGAGAAGGTCGGCTACCAAGCGCAGGTGATCCCTGCGATGTTAGCGGGTGTGGCTCTGGCCTTCATTGAGACCAATCTTAAGCGCATTGTTCCTTCTTATTTGTATCTTGTTGTGGTGCCATTTGTCTCGATCATCTTGTCTGTGATTCTAGCGCACGCTTTCATAGGCCCATTCGGTCGTATGTTAGGTGATGGTGTGGCATTTGCTGCCAAGGTGGCAATGACAGGTGACTTCGCGATTCTTGGCTCAGTGGTCTTTGGCTTCCTATACGCACCTTTGGTGATTACGGGGATTCACCACACAACCAACGCTGTGGATCTGCAACTGATGCAAGATCTTGGTGGCACACCTATCTGGCCTTTGATTGCGCTATCAAACATTGCACAAGCTTCTGCGGTTGTCGGCATCATTATTTTGAGTAAGCGGGAAGGGGAACGAGACATCTCGGTACCAGCAGCAATCTCAGCTTACCTAGGTGTAACGGAACCTGCGATGTACGGCATCAACCTTAAATACAAATTTCCAATGCTGAGCGCAATGATCGGCAGTGCTGCGGCCGCCGCGATTTGTGGCAGTGCCGGTGTGATGGCGAATGGTATCGGTGTTGGTGGCTTACCAGGTATCTTATCGATTCAACCGCAATATTGGTCGATTTACTTAGTCGCGATGCTGGTGGCAGTTGTACTGCCGATAACGCTGACATTGTTCTTCTATAAACGAGCACAGATGAAAGGCGAGCTAGAAACCGCCAACGCGTAA
- the gmhB gene encoding D-glycero-beta-D-manno-heptose 1,7-bisphosphate 7-phosphatase, whose protein sequence is MSKPAVFLDRDGVINVDHGYVHDEHDFEYIDGVFEAAKAFKDMGYLLVLVTNQSGIARGKFSEDRFLSLTQWMDWNFVDNGVELDGIYYCPHHAEHGIGDYKQDCECRKPKPGMFISARDFLKIDMANSVMIGDKAEDMMAAEAAGVGTRVLVRTGKPVTEKGEALASVVLDSIKDVPSYLKG, encoded by the coding sequence TTGTCTAAACCGGCTGTTTTTTTAGATCGTGATGGTGTGATTAACGTTGATCACGGCTACGTACATGATGAGCATGACTTTGAATACATCGATGGTGTATTTGAAGCGGCGAAAGCGTTTAAAGATATGGGCTATTTATTGGTACTTGTGACCAACCAATCTGGTATTGCTCGCGGCAAGTTTAGCGAAGATCGTTTTCTTTCTTTGACGCAGTGGATGGATTGGAACTTTGTTGATAACGGCGTTGAGCTAGATGGCATCTATTACTGTCCTCACCACGCTGAGCATGGCATTGGTGATTACAAGCAAGATTGTGAATGTCGTAAGCCAAAGCCAGGCATGTTCATTTCAGCGCGTGACTTTCTGAAAATTGATATGGCTAACTCTGTCATGATCGGCGATAAAGCTGAAGACATGATGGCAGCAGAAGCTGCTGGTGTTGGTACCCGAGTATTGGTGAGAACCGGTAAGCCCGTGACTGAAAAGGGTGAGGCACTTGCCAGTGTCGTATTGGATAGCATCAAAGATGTACCATCATATCTGAAAGGCTAA